A window from Hoeflea sp. IMCC20628 encodes these proteins:
- a CDS encoding DUF2333 family protein: MFDPVIEFFERIFNAIGRAVGVVISVILWPFVTVAGWYRRRGFILKAVVGGILVVFVGLYGYFFWQTQVWTGFDPEYPGKRESFASTPGVKIADGTCAPSAMVSVTSDLIDFNVNQNAWISSMILYKSGLFGVDWDHTPYFDNKAAFQRGVNQAIRRTTVEFVDTLGRVRGTSQVDGDLQDARGAMQFDEYTWYFGVSPFGPKTPTPSFYRTAIDYMQAFNARLASCDAIFDARTDNLVQFLDRIASDVGSTSAILRDRSENYNGGWFDTRADDRFWFSYGQLYGYYGILKATREDFRDVVVQRNLGQLWDDMDEQLSAALKIQPFIISNGNESGWIMPTHLATMGFYVLRFRSNLVEIRGILDR, encoded by the coding sequence ATGTTTGACCCGGTGATTGAATTTTTCGAGCGTATTTTCAACGCGATCGGCCGGGCCGTCGGGGTGGTCATCTCGGTAATCTTGTGGCCGTTTGTCACCGTGGCGGGATGGTACCGGCGCCGCGGCTTCATACTCAAGGCCGTCGTTGGCGGAATTCTTGTCGTCTTCGTCGGGCTGTACGGTTATTTTTTCTGGCAAACCCAGGTCTGGACCGGCTTTGATCCGGAATATCCTGGCAAGCGCGAAAGCTTCGCATCGACGCCTGGCGTCAAGATTGCTGACGGAACCTGTGCGCCTTCGGCGATGGTGTCGGTGACGTCGGACCTGATCGATTTCAACGTCAACCAGAATGCCTGGATCTCATCGATGATCCTGTACAAGTCCGGCCTGTTTGGGGTGGATTGGGATCACACGCCGTATTTTGACAACAAGGCCGCGTTTCAACGTGGCGTGAATCAGGCGATCCGCCGCACAACGGTCGAGTTTGTCGACACACTCGGGCGGGTGCGTGGCACCAGCCAGGTTGATGGCGACCTGCAGGATGCCCGCGGTGCCATGCAGTTTGACGAATACACCTGGTATTTCGGCGTTAGCCCGTTTGGGCCGAAGACACCGACGCCCTCATTCTATCGCACAGCGATTGATTACATGCAGGCGTTCAATGCCCGGCTTGCCTCATGCGATGCCATCTTTGACGCGCGCACCGACAATCTCGTCCAGTTTCTCGACCGCATAGCCTCCGATGTTGGCTCGACATCGGCAATTCTAAGGGATCGTTCGGAGAACTACAATGGCGGCTGGTTCGACACCCGTGCCGATGACCGCTTCTGGTTCTCCTATGGCCAGCTCTATGGCTATTACGGGATCCTGAAAGCCACCCGTGAGGATTTCCGCGATGTGGTTGTTCAGCGCAACCTTGGCCAGCTTTGGGATGATATGGATGAGCAATTGTCTGCGGCGCTGAAAATTCAGCCGTTCATCATTTCCAATGGCAACGAAAGTGGATGGATCATGCCGACGCATCTGGCGACCATGGGATTTTATGTGCTCAGGTTCCGTTCGAACCTGGTCGAGATCCGCGGCATCCTGGACCGCTGA
- a CDS encoding AAA family ATPase: MSQTTGLTTISEEDIARHQAVAQAMVTRVVVLVAQDGGSSTPLAGTNRRFVSTVSTRGMRRTREIELGKTIQAIRANDPMLSIPQHTLLFRTRRGIAVALAVAELFAQQTDLESLQSRNTGAPLQGEDAERFKRLLSASAYVAAFTLSAYILQTVDGESEPANDTEEPDFQFDTPQDALKSIIAALDEAVSGAPDEIAMTSRARALARVAIEGLISRRARFDALSSFAQSHLRLETDNFTLDGFDVAPGQRRKPLVMSFKKPNEIIGNHLAKHQAMRLARMVMAYDFDRQLNPFVELGGFLFTFIGDGAPGTGKTILIQMLAGMINDYCEVAGYPFHYENFGVDQISSYQGKSGQNCKAFVDNVLNPRAIGFGTIDDIDQVAAKRSDDRASAGQQEVTAVLMESFAGASTVVRGNCSFGMFSNYPENVDDALRQRAGARWLVDGPQSLDDYIDIFALLAGKNHSIPLGSHDLFASQEIKQAVARSYDGHDKPQEEGLLSVWERFEKENGKVKTIADIGDYLHRIKLAEPRFTGRAIKNITDAIKMRAMDIDLPDEWFETAEAFMHKPYDDKIAMVSELRKPFTIDMVLQEINRYADSEFRYTDRSDATAVDDIIRRERQRERAIREIETMKRDGRWQQ, translated from the coding sequence ATGAGCCAGACGACGGGGCTGACAACCATTTCCGAGGAAGATATTGCCCGGCATCAAGCGGTGGCGCAGGCGATGGTCACCCGCGTTGTCGTGCTTGTTGCGCAGGATGGCGGGTCTTCAACGCCGCTTGCGGGCACCAACCGGCGGTTTGTTTCCACCGTATCGACCCGTGGCATGCGCAGAACCCGCGAGATCGAACTCGGCAAGACCATCCAGGCGATCCGCGCCAATGATCCGATGTTGTCGATCCCGCAGCACACGTTGCTGTTCAGGACCCGGCGGGGAATTGCCGTGGCGCTGGCTGTGGCGGAGCTGTTCGCGCAGCAGACGGATCTCGAAAGTCTGCAGTCACGCAATACCGGCGCGCCGTTGCAAGGCGAGGATGCCGAGCGCTTCAAGCGCTTGCTTTCGGCCTCGGCCTATGTCGCCGCGTTCACGCTTTCGGCCTATATCCTGCAGACGGTCGATGGCGAAAGCGAGCCTGCCAATGATACTGAAGAACCGGATTTTCAGTTTGATACGCCGCAGGATGCGCTGAAATCGATCATTGCAGCGCTGGACGAGGCGGTCTCCGGCGCGCCTGACGAGATCGCCATGACCTCTCGGGCACGCGCGTTGGCCCGTGTTGCCATTGAGGGGCTTATCAGCCGGCGTGCCCGGTTTGATGCGCTGAGCAGTTTCGCGCAATCCCATCTGCGGCTGGAAACCGACAACTTCACGCTCGACGGTTTCGACGTGGCGCCGGGACAGCGCCGCAAACCTCTGGTGATGAGCTTCAAGAAGCCCAACGAAATCATCGGCAACCATCTGGCCAAGCATCAGGCAATGCGCCTGGCGCGGATGGTGATGGCCTATGATTTTGACCGACAGCTCAATCCGTTTGTCGAATTGGGCGGGTTCCTGTTCACCTTCATCGGCGATGGCGCGCCGGGCACCGGCAAGACCATCCTGATCCAGATGCTGGCGGGCATGATCAATGATTATTGCGAAGTCGCGGGCTATCCGTTTCACTACGAGAATTTCGGTGTTGACCAGATTTCGTCCTATCAGGGCAAGTCAGGGCAGAACTGCAAGGCGTTCGTCGACAATGTGCTCAACCCGCGCGCCATCGGTTTCGGCACCATCGACGATATTGATCAGGTTGCGGCCAAACGCTCCGATGACCGCGCGTCGGCCGGTCAGCAGGAAGTCACTGCTGTGCTGATGGAAAGTTTCGCCGGCGCCTCCACCGTGGTGCGCGGCAACTGCAGTTTCGGCATGTTCTCCAATTACCCTGAGAATGTCGACGATGCGCTCAGGCAACGCGCCGGCGCGCGCTGGCTGGTCGACGGACCGCAATCGCTTGATGATTACATCGACATTTTCGCGCTTCTGGCGGGCAAGAACCACTCGATTCCACTGGGATCGCATGATCTGTTCGCCAGCCAGGAAATCAAGCAGGCTGTGGCGCGCTCCTATGACGGCCACGACAAGCCGCAGGAAGAGGGGCTGCTCTCTGTCTGGGAACGCTTCGAGAAAGAGAATGGCAAGGTCAAGACCATTGCCGACATCGGCGACTATCTGCACCGGATCAAGCTGGCCGAGCCGCGCTTTACCGGCCGGGCGATCAAGAACATCACTGACGCGATCAAGATGCGGGCGATGGACATCGATTTGCCGGACGAATGGTTCGAGACCGCCGAGGCTTTCATGCACAAGCCCTATGACGACAAGATTGCGATGGTTTCGGAACTGCGCAAGCCTTTCACCATCGACATGGTGCTGCAGGAGATCAACCGCTACGCTGATTCCGAATTCCGTTACACCGACCGCTCGGACGCGACTGCCGTCGATGACATCATTCGCCGCGAACGGCAGCGCGAACGGGCGATCCGGGAGATCGAGACGATGAAGCGGGACGGGCGTTGGCAACAATGA
- a CDS encoding DUF6638 family protein, with the protein MKRLVDNELIYGRLLPIDEPHLVARYNKALLAFGLKPTMLESFRIDMTGFSPEIAEELGDVQYLDPNGVNRRFIILTPEQENLPVVHTQFSNTAGLMHQFFDGNRRAVHAVTIKDALFGEIEEPIDVVTGVEDLLSISEIRFRVMSAENMLGKATELRGLVDQLKSSRNGWRDDVMLNRMVELARETGDIRQNALVPDKLVFPHNSFWANHFGGVFIFRDDRTTTVICDSHAPGFRRSRPWEVSYIDIADHARIFDYLSKTGRLQLPRASWVEPSGFFAHRAEMAVDDLIRRIDPSVDLAGTDRIWLQTWMHNNSALIAEEGVYPFLQEAMREVASTGQIKMREVRADRRLMLCRAMPDHPDQWLINRLLARLAPFDFVSRFVFDKHGFYEAYEGYSESYRAHVVDVLGTTYLNNKAALRSRLYGLEGYQNDV; encoded by the coding sequence ATGAAGCGGCTGGTCGACAACGAACTGATCTATGGCCGGTTGCTGCCGATTGACGAGCCACATCTGGTGGCGCGCTATAACAAGGCGCTGCTGGCTTTCGGCTTGAAGCCAACCATGCTTGAGAGCTTCCGCATCGACATGACCGGTTTCTCGCCCGAAATTGCCGAAGAACTTGGCGATGTTCAGTATCTCGATCCAAATGGCGTCAACCGCCGGTTTATCATTCTGACACCGGAGCAGGAGAACCTGCCGGTGGTTCACACCCAGTTTTCAAACACCGCCGGGCTGATGCATCAGTTCTTTGACGGCAATCGTCGCGCTGTTCATGCGGTGACGATCAAGGACGCGTTGTTTGGCGAGATCGAAGAGCCGATCGATGTGGTGACCGGGGTCGAGGACCTGCTGTCGATCAGTGAAATCCGCTTCCGGGTGATGTCGGCTGAAAACATGCTGGGAAAAGCCACGGAACTGCGCGGGCTGGTCGACCAGCTCAAATCCTCCAGGAACGGCTGGCGTGATGACGTCATGCTCAACCGGATGGTCGAGCTTGCGCGGGAGACTGGCGACATCCGGCAAAACGCGCTTGTGCCGGACAAGCTTGTCTTTCCGCACAATTCGTTTTGGGCCAATCATTTCGGTGGCGTGTTCATCTTCCGTGATGACCGGACCACGACAGTGATTTGCGACAGCCATGCGCCGGGCTTCAGGCGATCTCGTCCCTGGGAAGTCAGCTACATAGATATTGCCGACCACGCGCGGATTTTTGACTATCTGTCTAAGACCGGACGGCTGCAATTGCCGCGCGCTTCATGGGTTGAGCCGTCCGGTTTCTTCGCTCACCGGGCAGAAATGGCAGTCGACGACCTCATTCGCCGGATCGATCCTTCCGTTGATCTTGCCGGAACCGACAGGATCTGGCTGCAGACGTGGATGCACAACAATTCCGCGCTGATTGCCGAGGAGGGAGTTTATCCTTTTTTGCAGGAAGCGATGCGCGAGGTGGCTTCCACCGGACAGATCAAAATGCGAGAGGTGCGGGCCGATCGTCGGTTGATGCTTTGTCGTGCGATGCCGGATCATCCCGATCAATGGCTGATAAACCGGCTTCTGGCACGATTGGCGCCGTTTGACTTTGTCAGTCGCTTCGTCTTTGACAAGCACGGGTTTTATGAAGCCTATGAAGGCTATTCCGAGAGCTACCGCGCTCATGTTGTGGATGTGCTTGGGACAACCTATCTGAATAACAAGGCGGCGCTCAGGTCGCGGCTTTACGGACTGGAAGGATACCAAAACGATGTTTGA